The following are from one region of the Novosphingobium humi genome:
- a CDS encoding FkbM family methyltransferase, whose product MFIDQSLEGHMAAKSTLRVLRPKKLIGSNAIRIGRNFDGGYVMIDHFSGIDAAYSLGINDDVSWDLDIVKHGIPIYQYDPTIAALPVEHPLFHWEPVWIGGVEKAEENVQTLENLIIRNGHQDKNNMLLKCDIEGAEWPVLQNIPNEILRKFSQMVFEIHDINMISQPEKMEGVRNALYNLTASHHIVHVHGNNYGGWTVIGGIPLPNVIEVTLLRKDMGEFVDSEETFPTELDMPCDRTRCDMHLGRFVF is encoded by the coding sequence ATGTTTATTGATCAGTCTTTAGAGGGTCATATGGCGGCAAAGAGCACGTTGAGAGTGCTCAGGCCCAAAAAGCTAATTGGGAGTAATGCAATACGTATTGGCCGCAATTTTGATGGCGGATACGTAATGATTGATCATTTTTCGGGGATTGATGCGGCATATTCTCTGGGAATAAATGATGATGTTTCCTGGGATCTGGATATTGTAAAGCACGGCATTCCGATTTACCAATACGATCCTACGATCGCAGCTCTGCCCGTCGAGCACCCTCTGTTCCATTGGGAGCCGGTTTGGATCGGTGGTGTCGAGAAGGCTGAAGAAAATGTCCAGACACTGGAAAATTTGATTATCCGCAATGGGCATCAAGATAAAAATAATATGCTGTTGAAGTGTGATATCGAAGGAGCTGAATGGCCAGTCCTTCAGAATATTCCCAATGAGATTCTAAGAAAATTTTCACAAATGGTTTTCGAGATTCATGACATAAATATGATCTCTCAACCTGAAAAAATGGAAGGTGTTCGCAACGCGCTTTATAACCTGACAGCTTCTCACCATATTGTTCATGTTCATGGTAATAACTATGGTGGGTGGACGGTTATCGGCGGGATCCCCCTGCCAAATGTTATAGAAGTAACTTTGCTTAGAAAAGATATGGGTGAGTTCGTCGATAGCGAAGAAACCTTTCCTACCGAACTTGATATGCCATGTGATCGCACGCGATGCGACATGCATTTGGGGCGATTTGTTTTTTGA
- the gpmA gene encoding 2,3-diphosphoglycerate-dependent phosphoglycerate mutase: MPRLILVRHGQSQWNLENRFTGWWDVDLTEKGEGEARAAGALLKEKGILPTVAFTSVQTRAIRTLHLALETAGRVWIPEYKDWHLNERHYGGLTGLDKAETAAKHGDEQVKIWRRSFDVPPPVLEDGSEFDLKQDARYAGIDIPSTESLKLTIERVLPYYESAIAPQLAKGETVIVAAHGNSLRALVKHLSNISDADILNLEIPTGQPIVYELDDNLNALERYYLSER, from the coding sequence GTGCCTCGTCTGATTCTCGTCCGTCATGGTCAAAGCCAATGGAACCTTGAAAACCGCTTCACCGGCTGGTGGGACGTGGATCTTACCGAAAAGGGCGAGGGCGAAGCCCGCGCGGCGGGCGCTCTGCTGAAAGAAAAGGGCATCCTGCCGACGGTGGCCTTTACCTCGGTTCAGACCCGCGCGATCCGCACGCTGCATCTGGCGCTGGAAACGGCGGGCCGGGTGTGGATCCCTGAATATAAGGACTGGCATCTCAATGAACGCCACTATGGCGGGCTGACGGGGCTGGACAAGGCCGAAACGGCGGCCAAGCATGGCGACGAACAGGTCAAGATCTGGCGCCGTTCGTTCGACGTGCCGCCCCCGGTGCTGGAAGACGGCAGCGAATTCGATTTGAAGCAGGACGCGCGCTATGCCGGGATCGACATTCCCAGCACGGAATCGCTCAAACTGACCATCGAGCGCGTGCTGCCCTATTATGAGAGCGCCATCGCGCCGCAACTGGCCAAGGGCGAAACGGTGATCGTGGCCGCCCATGGCAATTCGCTGCGCGCGCTGGTCAAGCATCTGTCGAATATTTCGGATGCGGATATCCTCAATCTGGAGATCCCCACCGGCCAGCCCATCGTCTATGAGCTGGACGACAATCTGAACGCGCTCGAACGCTATTATCTGTCGGAGAGGTAA
- the purE gene encoding 5-(carboxyamino)imidazole ribonucleotide mutase produces MTRPGALVSIVMGSQSDWHTMKKAADILTQLGVVHDVRIVSAHRTPDRLIDFAKNAANEGFKVIIAGAGGAAHLPGMVASMTHLPVLGVPVQSKALSGQDSLLSIVQMPAGVPVGTLAIGEPGATNAGLLAAKILATSDPALAERVKEFRVAQTESVAERPE; encoded by the coding sequence ATGACCCGTCCCGGAGCCCTCGTTTCCATCGTCATGGGCAGCCAGTCGGACTGGCACACCATGAAGAAGGCCGCTGACATCCTGACTCAGCTGGGCGTTGTGCATGATGTGCGGATCGTCTCGGCGCATCGCACGCCCGACCGTCTGATCGATTTTGCCAAGAACGCCGCCAATGAAGGCTTCAAGGTCATCATCGCGGGCGCGGGCGGCGCGGCGCATCTGCCGGGCATGGTCGCCTCGATGACGCATCTGCCGGTGCTGGGCGTTCCGGTTCAATCCAAGGCGCTCTCGGGTCAGGACTCGCTGCTCTCCATCGTCCAGATGCCTGCCGGTGTTCCGGTCGGCACGCTGGCCATCGGCGAGCCGGGCGCGACCAACGCGGGCCTGCTGGCCGCCAAGATCCTGGCCACCAGCGATCCGGCTCTGGCCGAGCGCGTGAAGGAATTCCGCGTGGCGCAGACCGAGAGCGTGGCGGAGCGCCCGGAATAA
- a CDS encoding 5-(carboxyamino)imidazole ribonucleotide synthase: MIAPGETIGILGGGQLGRMMAFAAARLGYRVHIFAPEADSIAAEVCSRFTCADYTDEAALKAFAADCAVITYEFENVPVAPLAAVGDTPLLPHPRALETAQDRLNEKRFVSELGGRPAPFMAVDGAQDLARAVAAIGAPGILKTRRDGYDGKGQWRIKSEADLAGLDLPPQALIYEGFVTFFGEFSVILARAADGSVQFWDSAENVHVNGILDTSTVPAGPAILAQVPEARALAQKVAEALDYVGVLTLEFFATVDGPVFNEMAPRVHNSGHWTIEGAITSQFENHIRAVSGLPLGLTTLAVPGARMVNLIGDDAHDWAEILADPANHLHLYGKAAARPGRKMGHVTRLMLG; the protein is encoded by the coding sequence ATGATTGCTCCGGGTGAAACGATCGGCATTCTGGGTGGCGGCCAACTGGGCCGGATGATGGCCTTTGCCGCCGCCCGCCTTGGCTATCGCGTGCATATCTTTGCGCCCGAGGCCGACAGTATCGCGGCTGAGGTCTGCAGCCGCTTTACCTGTGCGGATTATACCGACGAGGCGGCGTTGAAAGCCTTTGCCGCCGATTGCGCGGTCATCACCTATGAGTTTGAAAATGTCCCGGTTGCGCCGCTGGCCGCAGTGGGCGATACGCCCCTGCTGCCCCATCCGCGCGCGCTGGAAACGGCGCAGGACCGCTTGAACGAAAAGCGGTTTGTGAGTGAACTGGGCGGGCGTCCGGCGCCCTTCATGGCGGTTGACGGGGCGCAAGACCTGGCCCGCGCCGTGGCCGCGATCGGCGCGCCGGGGATTTTGAAGACCCGCCGCGATGGCTATGACGGCAAGGGTCAGTGGCGGATCAAGAGCGAGGCCGATCTGGCCGGGCTGGATCTGCCGCCTCAGGCGTTGATCTACGAAGGCTTCGTGACCTTTTTTGGCGAATTTTCCGTGATTCTGGCCCGCGCCGCCGATGGTTCGGTGCAGTTCTGGGACAGCGCGGAAAACGTTCATGTGAACGGTATCCTCGATACCTCGACCGTGCCTGCGGGTCCGGCCATTCTGGCGCAGGTGCCCGAAGCGCGCGCACTGGCGCAGAAGGTGGCCGAGGCGCTTGATTATGTCGGCGTGCTGACGCTGGAGTTTTTCGCCACCGTTGACGGCCCGGTGTTCAACGAAATGGCGCCCCGCGTCCATAATTCGGGCCATTGGACCATCGAGGGCGCGATCACCAGCCAGTTTGAAAACCATATCCGCGCCGTCTCCGGCTTGCCGCTGGGCTTGACCACACTGGCGGTGCCGGGCGCGCGGATGGTCAACCTGATCGGCGACGATGCCCATGACTGGGCCGAAATTCTGGCCGATCCGGCCAACCACCTGCATCTCTATGGCAAGGCGGCGGCGCGGCCCGGGCGCAAGATGGGCCATGTGACCCGCCTGATGCTGGGATAA
- a CDS encoding dihydrofolate reductase: MTRITLVVARAANGVIGADGTMPWHLPADLRHFKAKTMGRPMVMGRKTFESLPGVLPGRRHIVMTRDAGWQADGAEVAADLSGALALAGDVAEVCVVGGGQVYAQFMPIAHRIELTEIEASPEGDTHFPMPTAPEWVETAREGHPAQEGRPAFAFVTLERAG; encoded by the coding sequence ATGACGCGCATCACCCTTGTTGTGGCGCGGGCCGCCAATGGCGTGATCGGCGCAGATGGCACGATGCCATGGCATTTGCCCGCCGACCTGCGCCATTTCAAGGCCAAGACCATGGGGCGGCCGATGGTGATGGGGCGCAAGACCTTTGAAAGCCTGCCCGGCGTGCTGCCCGGCCGCCGCCATATCGTAATGACGCGCGATGCGGGGTGGCAGGCCGACGGGGCCGAGGTCGCGGCCGATCTGTCCGGGGCGCTGGCGCTGGCGGGCGATGTGGCCGAGGTTTGCGTGGTGGGCGGCGGACAGGTCTATGCCCAGTTCATGCCCATCGCCCATCGCATCGAATTGACCGAAATCGAGGCAAGCCCCGAGGGCGACACCCATTTTCCGATGCCCACGGCCCCCGAATGGGTTGAAACCGCCCGCGAAGGGCATCCTGCCCAAGAGGGCAGACCGGCTTTTGCCTTTGTCACGCTGGAAAGGGCGGGATAG
- a CDS encoding bifunctional riboflavin kinase/FAD synthetase: protein MIRLDSRHPIPEALRGAIIALGNFDGFHLGHQAVVGEALRWARAEGRPTIVATFDPHPVEFFAPGSPPFRLSTLEQREEWFAQAGADAMLVFAFDAAMAASSAHDWVYDVLGRQLGAAGVVTGEDFTFGKGRSGSVDTLREMGAEIGLGARAVGAVTEGGEIVSSSRIRRALTSGDIATATRLLTRPFAMRAAVQHGDKLGREIGFPTANMALGDYLRPAYGIYAVTGRLADGRVLKGAANIGIRPHFDPPKELLEPHFFDFSGDLYGQEIEIGFHAFLRAEAKFDSLDALIAQIGRDCDEARKVLEGV, encoded by the coding sequence ATGATCCGTCTCGATTCCCGCCACCCCATTCCCGAAGCCCTGCGCGGCGCGATCATCGCGCTGGGCAATTTCGACGGCTTTCATCTGGGCCATCAGGCCGTGGTGGGCGAGGCCTTGCGCTGGGCCCGCGCCGAGGGGCGGCCCACGATTGTCGCCACGTTCGATCCCCATCCGGTGGAGTTCTTCGCCCCCGGCTCGCCCCCGTTCCGCCTTTCCACGCTGGAGCAGCGCGAGGAATGGTTTGCGCAGGCCGGGGCCGATGCCATGCTGGTCTTTGCCTTTGACGCGGCCATGGCGGCCAGCAGCGCCCATGACTGGGTCTATGACGTGCTGGGCCGCCAATTGGGCGCGGCGGGCGTGGTGACGGGCGAGGATTTCACCTTTGGCAAGGGCCGTTCCGGCTCAGTCGATACTTTGCGCGAAATGGGGGCCGAAATCGGCCTTGGCGCGCGGGCGGTAGGCGCGGTGACGGAAGGGGGCGAGATCGTCTCGTCCAGCCGCATCCGCCGGGCCCTGACCTCGGGCGATATTGCGACCGCCACGCGCCTTTTGACGCGGCCCTTTGCCATGCGCGCGGCCGTCCAGCATGGCGACAAGCTGGGCCGGGAAATCGGCTTTCCCACGGCCAATATGGCGCTGGGCGACTATCTGCGGCCCGCCTATGGGATCTATGCGGTGACGGGGCGGTTGGCCGACGGGCGCGTTTTGAAGGGCGCGGCCAATATCGGCATCCGGCCCCATTTCGATCCGCCCAAGGAATTGCTCGAACCGCATTTCTTCGACTTCTCCGGCGACCTCTATGGGCAGGAGATCGAGATCGGGTTTCACGCCTTTCTGCGGGCAGAGGCGAAGTTCGATTCGCTCGATGCGTTGATTGCGCAGATTGGGCGGGATTGTGATGAGGCGCGGAAGGTTTTGGAAGGGGTTTGA
- a CDS encoding DUF3035 domain-containing protein — translation MRKISAILLAGTTCLMLSGCGAGGLFNRVRPDEFAVQRQTPLFAPPDFSLTPPQPGAPRPNTRPGQVETTEAMFGPAPQRSGVENAAVAKMGTADASIRSTVADPKTATANKGDVTRTIVAAPEGDGREAQAKTPPRQ, via the coding sequence ATGCGTAAGATTTCCGCCATCCTGCTGGCCGGCACCACCTGCCTGATGCTCTCCGGCTGCGGCGCGGGCGGGCTGTTCAACCGCGTGCGCCCCGATGAATTCGCCGTCCAGCGCCAGACGCCGCTGTTCGCCCCGCCCGATTTCTCGCTGACCCCGCCCCAGCCCGGCGCTCCGCGCCCCAACACCCGCCCCGGTCAGGTCGAAACCACCGAAGCCATGTTCGGCCCCGCGCCCCAGCGCAGCGGCGTCGAAAACGCCGCCGTGGCCAAGATGGGCACCGCAGATGCGTCGATCCGCTCGACCGTGGCCGACCCCAAAACCGCCACCGCCAACAAGGGCGATGTGACCCGCACCATCGTGGCCGCCCCGGAAGGCGATGGCCGCGAGGCGCAGGCCAAGACCCCGCCGCGTCAGTAA
- the lspA gene encoding signal peptidase II: MTNPAPTSPVKARLLGLGLAGAVFALDQIVKWAMIGPLDLPRVEQIVLLPIFNFTWAENYGVSLGLLTAGSDLERWLLVGMTGAIALGVAIWIFMEKRLGEILPLGLVLGGALGNILDRVAKGFVVDYADLHIGSYRPFYIFNLADVAITFGVLIILARSFLSGKKRGHIKLDAAPSTPEN; this comes from the coding sequence ATGACGAATCCTGCGCCCACCTCCCCTGTCAAAGCGCGCCTGCTCGGCTTGGGCCTGGCGGGGGCGGTGTTTGCGCTGGATCAGATCGTCAAATGGGCGATGATCGGCCCGCTCGATCTGCCCCGCGTCGAACAGATCGTGCTGCTGCCCATTTTCAACTTCACTTGGGCGGAAAATTACGGCGTGTCGCTGGGCCTGCTGACGGCGGGATCGGATCTTGAACGCTGGTTGCTGGTCGGCATGACGGGCGCGATTGCGCTGGGCGTGGCTATCTGGATCTTCATGGAAAAGCGTCTGGGTGAAATCCTGCCGCTGGGCCTCGTGCTGGGCGGCGCGCTGGGCAATATCCTCGACCGTGTGGCCAAGGGCTTTGTCGTCGATTACGCCGATCTCCACATCGGATCGTACCGCCCCTTCTATATCTTCAACCTCGCCGATGTCGCGATCACCTTCGGCGTATTGATTATCCTTGCCCGAAGCTTTCTTTCGGGCAAAAAGCGTGGCCACATCAAGTTGGACGCCGCGCCGTCCACCCCGGAGAACTGA
- the ileS gene encoding isoleucine--tRNA ligase has protein sequence MTEKRDFRPTVFLPKTDFPMKAGLPQKEPGILKGWQEQDLYRRLRDARAGREKFILHDGPPYANGNIHVGHAVNHILKDMVVRTQSLKGLDAPYVPGWDCHGLPIEWKVEEEYRKKKKNKDEVPPREFRAECRAYAQTWVNAQREQLKRLGVNGDWDNPYLTMDFQAEATIVGELLKFAQSGQLYRGAKPVMWSPVEKTALAEAEVEYEDITSTQVDVAFELVEVPAAPELVGTKVVIWTTTPWTIPTNQALAFGRAIDYSQIRVGDQKYLIAEPLIEAFLKRIDEDGYDFLMYVKGPALNGAKARHPMAARFPESEFFTKLRPLLAGDFVTVESGTGFVHMAPDHGEDDFLLCKANKINPVFAVEGDGKYRADWPWLGGEGSVINPKFNAPDGPICTALREEGGLLAASADYKHSYPHSWRSKAKVIFRCTPQWFVPMDKDLAPLSEADDMFDLATILSPDTLRERAKHAIAQTRFVPEKGRNRIGAMVEGRPDWVLSRQRAWGVPITLFVNRKTGEYLVDKAVNTRIIAAIREEGVDAWDEARAQEFLGADYNAEDYERVTDILDVWFDSGSTHAFVMESGRWPDLLRPEGYRGPRADLYLEGSDQHRGWFQSSLLESCATRGHAPYKAVLTHGFTMDAKGMKMSKSLGNTVDPLKVMETYGADIVRLWALSVDYTEDHRIGDEILKGVADQYRKLRNTFRYLLGALDGFTDAEKLPVEEMPELERYILALLAKLDGELKVAVDAFDFNTYVRSLVDFCNEDLSAFFFDIRKDSLYCDAPTDTKRRAYRTVLDILFHALIRYAAPVLVFTAEEVWKSRFGDAGSVHLLEWPVVDAGWASISLSQKWSHLRELRGDVLSVIEPMRRDKVIGSSLEATVAVKQKDPELVKRANSVDMAELCIAAQVSVNGYVDDSRPDEMWQAMTGKTTHHKCGRCWRHLPEVSEDGDLCSRCDQVVSAMDAAE, from the coding sequence ATGACCGAGAAACGCGATTTTCGACCCACCGTCTTCCTGCCGAAGACTGATTTCCCCATGAAGGCCGGCCTTCCGCAGAAGGAGCCGGGCATTTTGAAGGGGTGGCAGGAGCAGGACCTTTACCGCCGTTTGCGCGATGCGCGTGCGGGGCGTGAGAAGTTCATTCTGCACGATGGTCCGCCCTATGCGAATGGCAATATTCACGTGGGCCATGCGGTCAATCATATCCTGAAAGACATGGTGGTCCGCACCCAGAGCCTGAAGGGTCTGGACGCGCCTTATGTGCCGGGTTGGGATTGCCACGGCCTGCCCATCGAGTGGAAGGTCGAGGAAGAATATCGCAAGAAGAAGAAGAACAAGGACGAGGTGCCCCCGCGCGAATTCCGCGCCGAATGCCGCGCCTATGCGCAGACATGGGTGAATGCCCAGCGCGAGCAGCTGAAGCGTCTGGGCGTCAATGGCGATTGGGACAATCCCTATCTGACCATGGATTTTCAGGCCGAGGCGACCATCGTTGGCGAGCTTTTGAAGTTTGCCCAATCGGGCCAGCTCTATCGCGGCGCCAAGCCGGTGATGTGGAGCCCGGTTGAAAAGACCGCCTTGGCCGAGGCCGAGGTCGAGTATGAGGACATCACCAGCACGCAGGTCGATGTGGCCTTCGAGCTGGTCGAAGTGCCCGCCGCGCCCGAACTGGTCGGCACCAAGGTGGTGATCTGGACCACCACGCCATGGACCATCCCGACCAATCAGGCTTTGGCCTTTGGCCGCGCGATCGATTATTCGCAGATCCGCGTGGGTGATCAGAAATATCTGATTGCCGAGCCCCTGATCGAGGCGTTTTTGAAGCGCATCGACGAGGACGGCTATGACTTCCTGATGTATGTGAAGGGGCCGGCTCTGAACGGGGCCAAGGCGCGCCACCCGATGGCCGCGCGGTTCCCCGAATCCGAGTTTTTCACCAAGCTGCGCCCGCTGCTGGCCGGCGATTTCGTCACCGTCGAATCGGGCACCGGCTTTGTCCATATGGCGCCCGATCACGGCGAGGACGACTTTTTGCTGTGCAAGGCCAACAAGATCAATCCGGTCTTTGCGGTTGAGGGCGACGGCAAATATCGCGCCGACTGGCCGTGGCTGGGGGGCGAAGGGTCGGTCATCAACCCCAAGTTCAACGCACCCGACGGCCCGATCTGCACCGCGCTGCGCGAAGAAGGCGGTTTGCTGGCGGCCAGCGCCGATTACAAGCATTCCTATCCGCATTCGTGGCGGTCCAAGGCCAAGGTGATCTTCCGCTGCACGCCGCAATGGTTCGTGCCGATGGACAAGGATCTCGCGCCACTGAGCGAGGCCGACGACATGTTCGATCTGGCCACGATCCTCTCGCCCGATACTTTGCGCGAGCGCGCCAAACATGCCATCGCCCAGACCCGTTTCGTGCCCGAAAAGGGCCGCAACCGCATCGGCGCGATGGTTGAGGGGCGGCCCGACTGGGTGCTTTCGCGCCAGCGCGCATGGGGCGTGCCGATCACCCTGTTTGTGAACCGCAAGACGGGCGAATATCTGGTCGACAAGGCGGTCAACACCCGCATCATCGCCGCCATTCGCGAGGAAGGCGTGGACGCTTGGGACGAGGCGCGCGCGCAGGAATTTCTGGGCGCGGATTATAACGCCGAGGATTACGAGCGCGTCACCGACATTCTCGACGTGTGGTTCGATTCGGGCAGCACCCATGCTTTCGTGATGGAAAGCGGCCGCTGGCCCGACCTGCTGCGCCCCGAAGGCTATCGCGGCCCGCGCGCGGACCTTTATCTCGAAGGGTCCGACCAGCATCGCGGCTGGTTCCAGTCCTCCTTGCTCGAATCCTGCGCCACGCGCGGTCATGCGCCCTATAAGGCGGTTTTGACCCACGGTTTCACCATGGACGCCAAGGGCATGAAAATGTCCAAATCGCTGGGCAACACGGTCGATCCGCTGAAAGTCATGGAGACTTACGGCGCGGATATCGTGCGTTTGTGGGCGCTCTCGGTGGATTACACCGAGGATCACCGCATCGGCGATGAAATCCTTAAAGGTGTAGCCGATCAGTATCGCAAGCTGCGCAACACGTTCCGCTATCTGCTGGGCGCGCTCGATGGCTTTACCGATGCCGAAAAGCTGCCGGTTGAGGAGATGCCCGAGCTGGAGCGCTATATCCTCGCGCTGCTGGCCAAGCTGGACGGGGAATTGAAGGTGGCGGTCGATGCTTTCGACTTCAACACCTATGTCCGCAGCCTCGTTGATTTCTGCAACGAAGACCTCTCGGCCTTCTTCTTCGATATCCGCAAGGATTCGCTCTATTGCGACGCCCCGACGGACACCAAGCGCCGCGCCTATCGCACCGTGCTGGACATTCTGTTCCACGCGCTGATCCGCTATGCCGCGCCGGTGCTGGTCTTCACGGCCGAGGAAGTGTGGAAGTCGCGCTTTGGCGATGCGGGCAGCGTGCATCTGCTGGAATGGCCGGTGGTGGATGCTGGGTGGGCTAGTATTTCGCTGAGCCAAAAATGGAGCCATCTGCGCGAATTGCGTGGCGATGTGCTCAGCGTTATCGAGCCTATGCGGCGCGATAAGGTTATTGGATCGTCACTTGAAGCGACCGTTGCGGTAAAGCAGAAGGACCCTGAGTTGGTTAAGCGAGCCAACTCCGTCGATATGGCAGAACTTTGCATTGCCGCGCAGGTATCTGTGAACGGTTACGTGGACGACAGCAGGCCAGACGAAATGTGGCAGGCAATGACGGGCAAAACCACCCACCACAAATGCGGCCGCTGCTGGCGCCACCTGCCGGAAGTCTCCGAGGACGGCGACCTGTGTTCACGCTGCGATCAGGTTGTGTCGGCCATGGACGCGGCTGAATGA
- a CDS encoding hemolysin family protein, producing MTPFPWIDVLVIGGLIVLNGVFAMSELAIVSARTAKLRVLADRGNRGARAALDLTADPGKLLSTAQIGITLVAVVTGAFSEASLSTPVAERIAHWGIPLAYADRLASVLVLGLTTFVSLIIGELVPKQVALAHAERIAIIASPPMAMMARATAPLVWLLRVSSDAILGLIGVKTGEEQQVTAEEIHLVFAEATRSGVIEEGERAIMTGIMRLAERPVREVMTPRTEIDWIERGASESDVRVAIAESPHSLLPVTDGAVDNIVGVIKVREVLAQLLAGGPLDLESLIHKAEIVPDQIDAMDALRVLQNSGLSMALVHDEYGHLEGIVTPADLLSAIAGHFASYQDEGDSPLVVTREDGSLLISGALPADSLGDRFGIEVPETRDYATVAGYALSILKRLPKEGDHFVDQGWRWEIVDMDRRKIDKLLASRVEVLEES from the coding sequence GTGACACCCTTTCCCTGGATAGATGTACTTGTCATTGGCGGGCTTATTGTCCTCAATGGCGTGTTTGCCATGTCGGAGCTGGCAATTGTTTCGGCGCGCACGGCAAAATTGCGCGTGCTGGCCGATCGCGGCAACCGGGGGGCAAGGGCCGCGCTCGACCTGACAGCCGATCCGGGCAAGCTGCTTTCCACCGCGCAGATCGGCATCACGCTGGTCGCCGTGGTCACGGGCGCCTTTTCCGAGGCCAGCCTGTCGACCCCTGTGGCCGAACGCATTGCGCATTGGGGCATCCCGCTGGCCTATGCCGACCGTCTGGCCAGCGTGCTGGTGCTGGGGCTGACCACCTTTGTCAGCCTGATCATCGGTGAACTGGTGCCCAAACAGGTGGCGCTGGCCCATGCCGAGCGGATCGCGATCATCGCCTCGCCGCCCATGGCGATGATGGCGCGGGCCACGGCACCGCTGGTCTGGCTGCTGCGCGTGTCCTCCGATGCGATCCTTGGCCTGATCGGGGTGAAAACCGGCGAGGAGCAGCAGGTGACCGCCGAGGAAATCCACCTCGTCTTTGCCGAGGCCACGCGTTCGGGCGTGATCGAGGAGGGGGAGCGCGCGATCATGACCGGCATCATGCGTTTGGCCGAGCGCCCCGTGCGCGAGGTGATGACCCCGCGCACCGAGATCGACTGGATCGAGCGCGGGGCCAGCGAATCGGACGTGCGGGTGGCCATTGCCGAAAGCCCGCATTCGTTGCTGCCCGTGACCGATGGCGCGGTCGACAATATCGTGGGCGTGATCAAGGTGCGCGAGGTATTGGCGCAATTGCTGGCGGGCGGGCCGCTCGATCTGGAAAGCCTGATTCACAAGGCCGAAATCGTGCCCGATCAGATCGACGCGATGGACGCGCTGCGCGTGCTGCAAAATTCGGGCCTGTCGATGGCGCTGGTGCATGACGAATATGGCCATCTCGAAGGCATCGTCACCCCCGCCGATCTGCTCTCGGCCATTGCGGGCCATTTCGCCTCCTATCAGGACGAAGGTGACAGCCCGCTGGTGGTCACGCGTGAGGATGGCTCGCTGCTGATTTCGGGCGCCCTGCCCGCCGATTCGCTGGGCGACCGCTTTGGCATCGAAGTGCCCGAAACGCGCGATTATGCCACCGTTGCGGGCTATGCCCTGTCGATTTTGAAGCGTTTGCCCAAGGAGGGCGATCACTTTGTGGATCAGGGCTGGCGTTGGGAGATCGTCGATATGGATCGGCGCAAGATTGATAAATTGCTGGCGAGCAGGGTTGAGGTTTTGGAAGAGAGTTGA
- a CDS encoding OmpA family protein — protein MTKARLATAGIAVAALLATSGCVTDPNTGQQKVSRTAIGAGAGALGGMLLGGLIGGGTGRIIGAGIGGVAGGAIGYERDKQIKQLREQTAGTGVDIRPSDDGRSIMLSLPDGVTFDTGSYMLQPHFRPTLDKIAQSLKDYPNSLIDVYGHTDSTGSAQLNQTLSENRARTVGDYLSMQGVSQARIRTQGYGATMPVADNATPEGRAKNRRVEIKIVPITQEQVNAARGQ, from the coding sequence ATGACCAAAGCACGCCTTGCCACCGCCGGGATCGCCGTTGCCGCGCTGCTGGCCACCTCAGGCTGCGTGACCGATCCCAACACCGGCCAGCAGAAAGTGTCGCGCACGGCCATCGGCGCGGGCGCGGGCGCGCTGGGCGGCATGTTGCTGGGCGGGCTGATCGGGGGCGGCACAGGCCGCATCATCGGCGCAGGGATCGGCGGCGTCGCGGGCGGCGCCATCGGCTATGAACGCGACAAGCAGATCAAGCAATTGCGCGAACAGACGGCGGGCACCGGGGTGGACATCCGCCCGTCCGACGATGGCCGCTCGATCATGCTCAGCCTGCCCGATGGCGTGACCTTCGACACCGGCTCCTATATGCTCCAGCCGCATTTCCGCCCCACGCTGGACAAGATCGCCCAGAGCCTGAAGGATTATCCCAACAGCCTGATCGACGTTTACGGCCACACCGATTCCACCGGCAGCGCCCAGTTGAACCAGACCCTGTCGGAAAATCGCGCGCGCACGGTGGGCGATTACCTCTCGATGCAGGGCGTCTCGCAGGCGCGCATCCGCACCCAGGGCTATGGCGCGACCATGCCGGTGGCCGACAATGCCACGCCCGAGGGCCGCGCGAAGAACCGCCGCGTGGAAATCAAGATCGTGCCGATCACGCAGGAACAGGTGAACGCCGCGCGCGGTCAGTAA